The following coding sequences lie in one Isoptericola variabilis 225 genomic window:
- a CDS encoding SDR family oxidoreductase produces MNLTASTVFVPGATSGIGLELALRLHALGSTVIVGGRRADRLAEIAAEHPGIDTVRIDVSDAASIEAAAREVLDRHPDLNVLVAMAGVMEAEDWRSADFLATAERVVVTNLLGTIRLVAAFTAHLQTRPDAAVVTVSSGLAHVPLAVTPTYNATKAAIHRLSEGIRLQLEPAGVQVVEIVPPAVRTSLMPGHEENPVAMPLDAYVDEVLAILEAQPDAREVLVQNVRPLRFAEAEGRYDAVVARLNATDRFAAAAAH; encoded by the coding sequence GCCCTGCGCCTCCACGCCCTCGGCAGCACCGTGATCGTCGGCGGCCGCCGCGCCGACCGGCTCGCGGAGATCGCCGCCGAGCATCCCGGCATCGACACCGTCCGCATCGACGTGTCCGACGCCGCGAGCATCGAGGCCGCCGCCCGCGAGGTGCTCGACCGCCACCCGGACCTCAACGTGCTCGTCGCGATGGCGGGCGTCATGGAGGCCGAGGACTGGCGTTCGGCCGACTTCCTCGCGACCGCCGAGCGCGTCGTCGTGACGAACCTGCTCGGGACGATCCGGCTCGTCGCCGCCTTCACCGCGCACCTGCAGACCCGGCCCGACGCCGCGGTCGTCACCGTCTCGTCGGGGCTCGCGCACGTGCCGCTCGCCGTGACGCCGACGTACAACGCGACCAAGGCGGCGATCCACCGCCTCAGCGAGGGCATCCGGCTCCAGCTCGAGCCGGCGGGCGTCCAGGTCGTCGAGATCGTCCCGCCCGCGGTGCGGACGTCGCTCATGCCCGGTCACGAGGAGAACCCGGTCGCGATGCCGCTCGACGCGTACGTCGACGAGGTCCTCGCGATCCTCGAGGCGCAGCCCGACGCGCGGGAGGTGCTCGTGCAGAACGTGCGGCCGCTGCGCTTCGCGGAGGCCGAGGGCCGGTACGACGCGGTGGTCGCACGACTCAACGCGACCGACCGCTTCGCGGCCGCCGCCGCGCACTGA
- a CDS encoding Na+/H+ antiporter NhaC family protein encodes MLESYPILTLVPPVLAIALVVITRKVLLSLGSGVLAAALLVAGFDPLETLRLVWDAFAGIFWDAGAVNTWYVFILVFTLLLGVIAAFIMMSGGTQAFADWAVRRIRTRRGAQLLPAILGIVIFIDDYFNALAVGQVSRPVTDRHRVSRAKLAYVIDSTSAPVAVLAPFSSWGAYIMGLLAPIVAASALTLSSVQAFLGAAASNYYAIAAVVMVWLVVVFQLDVRPMRGEEVRAVAHGRPYDEDTELPGRLSEDLPVHQPGAMRALVVPFALLVLGVFAGIVWSGYDAAGRWDAVEILAETDTSLALIWGGVLGLAGALFYYFRHTAANPRFAAGTFGRGWVEGVRSMLPAVSILLLAWMLGGLIEQLGTGEYLGWLVESADIDPSWLVPLIFVIAAAMAFATGTSWGSFALLLPLAGGIINTIDAPELLLPTFGAVLAGAVAGDHASPISDTTILSATGASCNVITHVLTQLPYAGGAALAALAGYVAVALGAGTLLGLLVTLGVLALLVVVAKTANRTAEDEAEQVTAGEAA; translated from the coding sequence ATGCTCGAGTCCTACCCGATCCTCACGCTCGTCCCGCCCGTCCTGGCGATCGCCCTGGTCGTGATCACCCGGAAGGTGCTGCTGAGCCTCGGCTCGGGTGTGCTGGCCGCGGCGCTGCTCGTCGCGGGGTTCGACCCGCTCGAGACCCTGCGGCTCGTGTGGGACGCGTTCGCGGGGATCTTCTGGGACGCCGGCGCGGTCAACACCTGGTACGTCTTCATCCTGGTCTTCACGCTGCTGCTCGGCGTGATCGCCGCGTTCATCATGATGTCCGGCGGCACGCAGGCGTTCGCCGACTGGGCAGTGCGACGCATCCGCACGCGCCGCGGGGCGCAGTTGCTGCCCGCGATCCTCGGCATCGTCATCTTCATCGACGACTACTTCAACGCGCTCGCGGTCGGGCAGGTCAGCCGCCCCGTCACCGACCGGCACCGCGTGTCGCGCGCGAAGCTGGCCTACGTCATCGACTCGACGTCGGCCCCGGTCGCGGTGCTCGCGCCCTTCTCGAGCTGGGGCGCGTACATCATGGGCCTGCTCGCGCCGATCGTCGCGGCGTCGGCCCTCACGCTGAGCAGCGTGCAGGCGTTCCTCGGGGCCGCCGCCTCGAACTACTACGCGATCGCGGCCGTCGTCATGGTGTGGCTCGTCGTGGTGTTCCAGCTCGACGTGCGCCCCATGCGCGGCGAGGAGGTGCGCGCCGTCGCGCACGGGCGCCCGTACGACGAGGACACCGAGCTGCCCGGCAGGCTCTCCGAGGACCTGCCCGTGCACCAGCCCGGCGCGATGCGGGCGCTCGTCGTGCCGTTCGCCCTGCTCGTCCTCGGCGTCTTCGCCGGCATCGTGTGGTCCGGGTACGACGCCGCGGGCCGGTGGGACGCCGTCGAGATCCTCGCGGAGACCGACACGAGCCTCGCGCTCATCTGGGGCGGCGTGTTGGGACTGGCCGGCGCGCTCTTCTACTACTTCCGCCACACGGCGGCGAACCCGCGGTTCGCCGCGGGGACCTTCGGGCGCGGCTGGGTCGAGGGCGTGCGGTCGATGCTGCCGGCCGTCAGCATCCTGCTGCTCGCGTGGATGCTCGGCGGGCTCATCGAGCAGCTCGGCACGGGCGAGTACCTCGGCTGGCTGGTCGAGTCCGCCGACATCGACCCGTCCTGGCTGGTGCCGCTCATCTTCGTCATCGCCGCGGCGATGGCGTTCGCGACCGGCACGTCGTGGGGGTCGTTCGCGCTCCTGCTGCCGCTCGCGGGCGGCATCATCAACACGATCGACGCGCCCGAGCTGCTCCTGCCCACCTTCGGCGCCGTGCTCGCGGGTGCCGTGGCGGGCGACCACGCGTCGCCGATCTCGGACACGACGATCCTGTCCGCCACCGGGGCGAGCTGCAACGTCATCACGCACGTGCTCACGCAGCTCCCGTACGCGGGCGGGGCGGCGCTCGCCGCGCTCGCCGGCTACGTCGCCGTGGCGCTCGGCGCCGGCACCCTGCTGGGGCTGCTCGTGACGCTCGGGGTGCTGGCGCTGCTCGTCGTCGTCGCCAAGACCGCGAACCGCACGGCCGAGGACGAGGCGGAGCAGGTCACCGCCGGGGAGGCGGCCTGA